A stretch of the Tachysurus fulvidraco isolate hzauxx_2018 chromosome 18, HZAU_PFXX_2.0, whole genome shotgun sequence genome encodes the following:
- the gpalpp1 gene encoding GPALPP motifs-containing protein 1, giving the protein MFCLLLHLNGFVAMSSDHIIGPALPPGLRAGRNDESDEDDTIIGPALPPLYKRTESSSSSSDQEEVVFKRAKYSGYKGEAAERCEEEEEDDDDGFFGPALPPGYQMQGSSPERLPVLGPALPPGFKRKQNDDDEDEEESEEGGILGPALPPGYKAESSSSEGEDGDVIGPMPSKEEVQSSVALDFERRAKRMKDRLLGREDETEKPQRESWMMELPPELQHVGLEARTFKKRSGPENKDRSIWTDTPADRERKARERQEAKEKGETSKDDGPRLSKKDLEMAEKVSKYNDSKRGESLMTIHAKKMKRKAEEDSNKPVERRPFDRDADLQVNRFDEAQKKALLKKSQELNTRFSHSKDRMFL; this is encoded by the exons ATGTTTTGCTTGTTGTTACATTTGAATGGATTTGTAGCCATGTCAAGTGATCATATAATCGGTCCTGCTTTACCACCGGGGTTACGAGCCGGCAGGAACGATGAATCAGATGAAGACGACACga TCATAGGTCCAGCTCTTCCCCCTCTGTATAAACGCACAGAGTCCTCAAGCTCATCTAGTGATCAGGAAGAAGTCGTGTTCAAGAGAGCCAAATACTCAGGATACAAAGGAGAGGCAGCTGAGAggtgtgaggaggaggaggaggatgatgatgatggattcTTTGGTCCAGCTCTGCCTCCAGGATACCAAATGCAAGGCAGTTCACCTGAAAG GCTGCCTGTGCTGGGACCCGCGCTGCCTCCGGGCTTTAAAAGGAAgcagaatgatgatgatgaggatgaggaagagagTGAAGAAGGAGGGATTCTAGGACCGGCACTTCCTCCTGGATACAAAGCGGAGTCTTCCAGCAGTGAGGGAGAGGACGGGGACGTGATTGGGCCCATGCCATCCAAAGAGGAAGTTCAGAGTTCCGTGGCACTGGACTTTGAAAGAAGAGCGAAAAGGATGAAGGACCGATTACTGGGGCGCGAA GATGAGACTGAGAAGCCTCAGAGGGAGAGCTGGATGATGGAGCTGCCTCCTGAGCTGCAGCATGTCGGATTAGAAGCACGAACCTTTAAGAAGAGATCAGGACCCGAGAATAAAGACCGCTCCATCTGGACAGACACGCCCGCCGACCGAGAGCGCAAAGCCAGG GAGCGACAGGAAGcgaaagagaaaggagagacGTCCAAAGACGACGGCCCTCGTCTCTCCAAGAAAGATCTGGAAATGGCAGAAAAAGTGTCCAAGTATAAC GATTCCAAGAGAGGGGAGTCGCTCATGACCATACACGCCAAGAAAATGAAGAGGAAAGCTGAGGAGGACTCGAACAAGCCGGTCGAGAGGAGGCCCTTCGACCGAGACGCCGACCTGCAGGTGAACCGTTTCGACGAGGCGCAAAAGAAAGCTCTGCTGAAGAAGAGTCAAGAGCTCAACACGCGCTTCTCACACAGCAAGGATCGAATGTTCCTCTGA